One part of the Sphingobacterium sp. LZ7M1 genome encodes these proteins:
- a CDS encoding DUF1080 domain-containing protein yields MKKVFNTIAALLFLQVAAYAQQPTGRTTATKIADVLAQQPAEEQAKFLMAMKELEGFTSEDVSALLLGLKPQGGNNAPIEYATNSYAFFVMQPNMEGQRATYVKGLLEALDKLTDKNNKGYVFELLKFFAKNDAIEKVAPYLADEDLAEKAARVLNAIHTPEAANALNAALNSSATEKTATAIVTALGELESTEAEAKIIELIGKYTSDNFQVAGLTALSKIAGPNSAELFLKKAEEKSYQYDKTNAASLAVDYAEGLAKKDKDAEATRFATTLYKNATAFKAPTIQAGAISVLTAINPAKQKKQLIKLASNEDKLLRNVALGLLADEAKASDLVKLAGSLRKFDGDAQESLLNFLATEDATGSVKAIEKSFPALKDEEAKIAALNALSVLTKGANSDFLIKQIPNASEKELAVIKTLLLSSKDKGTMDVVNGALANADAKTQVALLDVLSHRTNPSSSAAVLPLTASTDAAVKLAAFKALSNTVNPDNLEAVIQLMDNASGEELKYAQQAAIDAINASPDKDAKIQRLAANISRSAAPSAAKYFPIFAGVGGADALKAVENYVGSNGPLKAESIQALANWSKSESLPVLIRLSKTEKDPALFNTIFNGLIKQLNASTVNPEQKTLLLKDAFELAQDVKQKRAALSNLQSTGTYQALMFAAQYMSDKDLGGSATNVAMNIAMDHKDYIGADVRKILNDAATRISGSESSYLKEAIVRHLAEMPSGEGFVSMFNGKDLTGWQGLVENPIKRANMSKAELAKKQAEADKKMRESWTAQDGDLVFSGHGDNIATIKKYGDFEMLVDWKLDPNGKEPDAGIYLRGTPQVQIWDISRTEVGAQVGSGGLYNNAKNAKDPIKVADNALGEWNTFKIKMVGEDVSVWLNGELVVDNVPLENYWDRNQSIFPTEQIELQAHGSRVWYRDIFIKEIPRKEVSTLSNQEKQEGFELLFDGTNLDKWTSTSAYEITPEGYIRSNPDAKFGKNLYTKDQYGDFVYRFEFKLTPGANNGVGIRTPLEGDAAYQGMEIQILDDGADVYKDLKPYQYHGSVYGIIAAKRGALNPVGEWNTEEIRIQGDKIKITVNGKVIVDGDLKQATKNGPADGKSHPGLSNSTGHIGFLGHGTEVFLRNIRVKKL; encoded by the coding sequence ATGAAAAAAGTATTTAACACCATAGCCGCATTATTATTTTTACAAGTTGCCGCTTATGCACAGCAACCAACTGGACGCACCACTGCCACCAAGATTGCCGATGTATTAGCCCAACAGCCTGCAGAAGAACAAGCAAAGTTCCTGATGGCAATGAAAGAACTGGAAGGATTTACTTCCGAGGATGTTTCAGCGCTATTGCTAGGATTGAAACCTCAAGGAGGAAATAATGCGCCAATAGAATATGCAACTAATTCATATGCGTTTTTTGTGATGCAACCCAACATGGAAGGCCAACGTGCAACCTATGTAAAGGGCTTATTAGAGGCATTGGATAAACTAACCGACAAAAACAACAAGGGATACGTATTTGAACTGCTTAAATTCTTTGCTAAAAACGATGCTATTGAAAAGGTAGCTCCGTACTTGGCAGATGAAGACTTAGCGGAAAAAGCCGCTCGCGTTTTGAATGCTATCCATACTCCTGAAGCTGCTAACGCATTAAATGCTGCTTTAAACAGCTCAGCGACTGAAAAAACAGCTACTGCTATTGTAACGGCTCTTGGTGAGCTGGAATCTACCGAAGCGGAAGCGAAAATCATCGAACTGATCGGAAAATATACCTCAGATAATTTTCAAGTTGCAGGTTTAACGGCATTGAGTAAAATTGCTGGTCCTAATTCCGCAGAGCTTTTCTTAAAAAAAGCAGAAGAAAAAAGCTATCAGTACGATAAGACCAATGCGGCAAGTCTAGCGGTAGACTATGCAGAAGGGTTAGCTAAAAAAGACAAGGATGCGGAAGCAACCAGATTTGCTACAACCTTATACAAAAATGCTACGGCATTCAAAGCGCCAACAATCCAAGCCGGAGCTATTTCGGTATTGACTGCAATCAACCCAGCCAAGCAGAAGAAACAATTGATCAAATTGGCCTCTAATGAAGATAAATTACTTCGCAATGTAGCTTTAGGCCTATTGGCTGATGAAGCGAAAGCGAGCGACTTGGTGAAACTAGCTGGTTCATTGAGAAAGTTTGATGGCGATGCCCAAGAGAGCTTATTGAACTTCTTGGCCACCGAAGATGCAACGGGTTCAGTTAAGGCTATTGAAAAAAGCTTTCCTGCATTGAAGGATGAAGAAGCAAAAATCGCAGCTTTAAATGCGCTTTCTGTATTGACCAAAGGAGCAAATTCAGACTTCTTGATCAAACAGATACCAAATGCCTCTGAAAAGGAATTGGCCGTTATCAAAACATTACTTTTATCCTCAAAAGATAAAGGAACAATGGATGTTGTGAATGGAGCTTTAGCCAATGCTGATGCAAAAACCCAAGTGGCTTTATTGGATGTCCTATCACATAGAACGAATCCTTCATCATCTGCTGCGGTATTGCCCTTAACAGCTTCAACAGATGCTGCAGTGAAATTGGCCGCTTTTAAAGCTTTGTCCAATACCGTAAATCCCGATAACCTAGAGGCAGTCATCCAATTAATGGACAATGCTTCTGGAGAAGAATTAAAATACGCACAGCAAGCAGCCATCGATGCAATCAATGCCAGCCCAGATAAGGATGCTAAAATCCAACGTCTGGCAGCTAATATATCGCGTTCAGCGGCTCCTTCCGCAGCTAAATATTTCCCAATATTCGCAGGTGTAGGTGGTGCAGATGCCTTAAAAGCAGTTGAAAACTATGTAGGGAGCAATGGACCGTTAAAAGCTGAATCTATCCAAGCCTTGGCAAACTGGTCAAAGTCGGAATCTCTTCCTGTTTTGATCCGTCTTTCCAAAACGGAAAAGGATCCAGCGCTATTCAATACCATTTTCAATGGCTTGATCAAGCAATTGAATGCAAGTACCGTCAATCCAGAACAGAAAACCTTATTGTTAAAAGATGCTTTTGAACTGGCGCAAGACGTAAAGCAAAAGAGAGCTGCGTTGTCAAACCTTCAGTCTACTGGTACTTACCAAGCCTTGATGTTTGCTGCACAGTACATGTCTGACAAAGATTTAGGGGGATCAGCAACCAACGTAGCCATGAATATCGCTATGGACCATAAGGACTATATTGGAGCTGATGTTCGCAAGATCTTAAATGATGCTGCAACTAGAATTTCAGGAAGCGAAAGTTCTTATCTGAAAGAAGCTATCGTCCGTCATCTAGCAGAAATGCCAAGTGGTGAAGGCTTTGTTTCCATGTTCAATGGTAAAGATTTGACTGGATGGCAAGGATTGGTGGAAAATCCAATCAAACGTGCCAACATGTCGAAAGCTGAATTAGCGAAGAAACAAGCGGAAGCTGACAAAAAGATGCGTGAAAGCTGGACTGCGCAAGATGGTGATCTTGTATTCAGCGGACATGGTGACAATATCGCTACAATCAAGAAATATGGCGATTTTGAAATGTTGGTGGATTGGAAATTAGATCCTAATGGTAAAGAACCAGATGCTGGTATTTACCTGAGAGGAACTCCACAGGTTCAGATTTGGGATATCTCTCGTACCGAGGTAGGTGCTCAAGTAGGTTCTGGTGGTCTTTATAACAATGCTAAAAATGCCAAAGACCCTATAAAAGTTGCAGATAATGCTTTAGGCGAATGGAATACCTTCAAGATCAAAATGGTAGGTGAAGATGTATCCGTTTGGTTAAATGGCGAATTGGTTGTTGATAATGTTCCATTGGAAAACTATTGGGACCGTAATCAATCTATCTTCCCAACGGAACAGATCGAACTGCAAGCTCATGGATCCAGAGTATGGTACCGTGATATCTTTATCAAGGAAATTCCTCGTAAGGAAGTCTCTACTTTGAGCAACCAAGAGAAACAAGAAGGTTTTGAATTGCTGTTTGATGGTACTAACCTTGATAAATGGACGAGTACTTCAGCTTATGAGATCACTCCGGAAGGCTATATCCGTTCAAATCCAGATGCAAAATTTGGAAAGAACCTTTATACCAAAGATCAATACGGCGATTTCGTATATAGATTTGAGTTTAAATTGACGCCAGGAGCAAACAACGGTGTAGGAATCCGTACACCATTAGAAGGCGATGCTGCCTATCAAGGTATGGAAATCCAAATCTTAGATGATGGGGCTGACGTGTACAAAGATCTTAAACCTTATCAATACCATGGTTCGGTCTATGGAATTATTGCTGCTAAACGTGGTGCCTTAAACCCAGTTGGTGAATGGAATACGGAAGAGATCCGTATCCAAGGCGATAAGATCAAGATTACCGTTAATGGAAAAGTTATTGTAGATGGAGATCTGAAACAGGCGACCAAAAATGGTCCAGCTGATGGTAAGAGTCACCCAGGTCTAAGCAATAGCACTGGCCATATCGGTTTCTTAGGTCATGGTACCGAAGTTTTCCTTCGTAATATCAGAGTGAAAAAATTGTAA
- a CDS encoding Gfo/Idh/MocA family oxidoreductase: MKENNNTSRRDFIKKSLIGAAAFTIVPRFVLGKGYLAPSDHLTKGVIGVGSMGRGHFEYAGTKTVAICDVDTRHLALAQKALGGGVKEHHDFRDLISNPEVDIVHIATPPHWHGLMAVEAARSGKDIWCEKPMTRTIGEGKRVKEAVKQHGNIFRLNTWFRFDANFYGMNVPVKKIKKLVDTGMLGWPLKVTISKHTGFDWKFYWVGKTNLPVEQVPKELDYDMWLGPAPYKPYNTHRTHLTFRGYWDYDGGGLGDMGQHYMDPVQYFLGKDNESPVKIEVDAPQQHSDAVGTWRKITYTYADGCQIILDGEGTEEGKAYIEGPNGKLYRGFVSDIPDLERKLAQYPDPAPQVTDFVEAVRTRQKFALNEENGYYSCTLINLGLAALRLNRTLHYDSAKQEFVNDEAANRLIHQPMRGPWSF; the protein is encoded by the coding sequence ATGAAAGAAAACAATAATACTTCTAGGCGCGATTTTATCAAGAAATCGTTGATTGGGGCAGCAGCATTTACTATTGTGCCTCGTTTTGTACTTGGAAAAGGCTATCTAGCACCCAGCGATCACTTGACAAAAGGGGTAATCGGTGTCGGCTCCATGGGCCGTGGACACTTTGAATACGCCGGTACCAAGACAGTCGCTATCTGTGATGTGGATACCCGCCACTTAGCATTAGCACAAAAAGCACTGGGTGGAGGTGTCAAAGAACACCATGACTTCCGTGATTTGATCTCAAATCCTGAAGTAGATATTGTCCACATCGCTACGCCACCACACTGGCACGGATTGATGGCGGTCGAGGCTGCCCGCTCCGGAAAAGATATCTGGTGTGAAAAACCAATGACCAGAACCATAGGTGAAGGTAAAAGAGTGAAAGAAGCTGTCAAACAGCATGGTAATATTTTCCGTTTAAATACATGGTTCCGTTTCGATGCCAATTTCTATGGCATGAATGTACCGGTTAAGAAAATCAAGAAATTGGTTGATACAGGTATGCTGGGATGGCCATTGAAAGTGACCATCAGCAAGCATACAGGATTTGACTGGAAATTCTACTGGGTAGGAAAAACCAACCTACCGGTGGAGCAGGTTCCAAAAGAATTAGACTATGATATGTGGTTAGGTCCAGCACCATACAAACCATACAACACCCACCGTACCCATTTGACCTTTAGAGGTTATTGGGATTATGATGGGGGTGGCCTTGGTGATATGGGTCAACATTACATGGACCCAGTTCAATATTTCTTAGGAAAGGACAATGAATCACCAGTTAAGATTGAAGTTGATGCACCACAACAACATTCAGATGCGGTAGGAACTTGGAGAAAGATTACCTATACCTACGCAGATGGTTGTCAAATTATCTTGGACGGTGAAGGCACGGAAGAAGGAAAAGCGTACATAGAAGGGCCTAATGGAAAACTATATAGAGGATTTGTTTCGGATATTCCAGACTTGGAACGCAAGCTGGCCCAATATCCAGATCCAGCCCCTCAAGTTACCGACTTCGTAGAGGCAGTTCGTACGCGTCAGAAATTTGCACTGAATGAAGAGAATGGTTATTACTCCTGTACCTTGATCAACTTAGGGCTTGCAGCGCTTAGATTGAACAGGACTTTACATTATGATTCCGCGAAACAGGAATTTGTCAATGATGAAGCAGCTAACAGATTAATTCACCAGCCGATGAGAGGCCCTTGGTCTTTCTAA
- a CDS encoding glycerol-3-phosphate dehydrogenase/oxidase: MLAGINRSDQLNKLKESTIWDLVVIGGGATGLGTAVDAASRGFKVLLIEKYDFAKGTSSKSTKLVHGGVRYLANGDIKLVMGALRERGLIFKNAPHVSSVQSFVIPVYSTFSKLKYLIGLKLYDWLAGSLRIGNSEGLSKDEVVQKLPHIKTKSLKGGILYYDGQFDDARLAVNLGQTAFEHGATVLNYMEAMEIHKNEQGKVNGITVRDTETNETYRIQAKTVINATGVFVDDILKMDSPKHKNLVRPSQGSHIVIDQKFLDGIDALMIPETSDGRVLFGVPWHGKVLLGTTDIPIKDHMIEPRPMEDEINFILETADSYLNPAPKREDILAIYAGLRPLAAPKDDDESTKEISRDHKLIHSESDLITITGGKWTTYRKMAEDTVNMAIEIGKLKDVPCRTKNLAIHGSTPDVYHAHWNLYGKDYQAIQQLIQEDESLRDLLVDGYEYNAAEVVWACRYEMVRKVEDFLARRCRLLLLDAEASMKAAPKVAEIMAKELGKPEGWAQDEVKQYIKLAKRYTL, from the coding sequence ATGCTCGCTGGAATCAACAGATCAGATCAACTCAATAAACTAAAAGAATCAACCATTTGGGACTTGGTAGTCATCGGAGGCGGTGCTACCGGCTTAGGGACAGCAGTAGATGCTGCCAGTAGAGGTTTTAAAGTCCTATTGATCGAAAAATATGACTTCGCAAAAGGAACCTCCAGTAAGAGTACCAAATTGGTACATGGTGGTGTCCGTTACTTGGCAAATGGTGATATCAAATTAGTGATGGGTGCCTTGAGAGAAAGAGGCCTGATATTTAAGAATGCACCACACGTTTCATCCGTACAATCTTTTGTTATCCCTGTCTATTCGACTTTTAGCAAATTAAAATACTTAATTGGCCTGAAGCTCTATGATTGGCTTGCAGGCAGCCTACGCATCGGAAATTCGGAAGGCCTCTCCAAAGATGAGGTGGTTCAGAAACTCCCTCACATCAAGACAAAAAGCTTGAAAGGTGGGATTTTGTACTATGATGGTCAATTCGACGATGCCAGACTTGCCGTGAACTTGGGTCAGACAGCATTTGAACATGGCGCGACCGTTCTGAACTATATGGAAGCAATGGAGATCCACAAGAATGAGCAAGGAAAAGTCAATGGAATTACCGTAAGGGACACTGAAACAAACGAAACATATCGCATTCAAGCTAAGACGGTTATCAATGCTACCGGTGTATTTGTGGACGATATCCTGAAGATGGACTCCCCTAAGCATAAAAACTTGGTTCGTCCAAGTCAAGGTTCGCATATCGTGATTGACCAGAAGTTCCTCGATGGGATCGATGCATTGATGATTCCGGAGACTAGTGATGGACGTGTCCTCTTTGGTGTGCCTTGGCATGGGAAAGTCCTGCTCGGCACAACCGATATCCCTATCAAGGATCATATGATCGAACCAAGACCAATGGAAGATGAAATCAATTTTATTTTGGAAACCGCAGACAGCTATTTGAATCCTGCGCCAAAGCGTGAAGATATCCTAGCTATTTATGCCGGATTAAGGCCTTTGGCCGCTCCAAAAGACGATGATGAAAGCACAAAGGAAATTTCAAGGGACCATAAGCTTATCCACTCGGAATCTGACTTGATCACGATTACGGGAGGTAAATGGACAACCTACCGTAAAATGGCAGAAGACACCGTCAATATGGCCATTGAGATCGGGAAATTGAAAGATGTACCATGTAGGACCAAAAACCTAGCAATCCATGGTTCAACCCCAGATGTCTATCATGCGCATTGGAACCTTTATGGTAAAGATTATCAAGCGATACAGCAACTGATCCAAGAGGATGAATCCTTACGCGACCTGCTGGTGGATGGCTATGAATACAACGCCGCTGAAGTGGTTTGGGCTTGCCGTTACGAGATGGTCCGTAAGGTTGAAGATTTCCTTGCCAGACGTTGTCGCCTCCTACTGTTAGATGCCGAGGCGTCGATGAAAGCCGCTCCTAAAGTGGCCGAGATCATGGCCAAGGAACTGGGCAAACCTGAAGGTTGGGCACAAGATGAAGTTAAGCAATACATTAAACTAGCGAAACGCTACACACTATAA
- the glpK gene encoding glycerol kinase GlpK has protein sequence MKEYIVALDQGTTSSRAILFNKKGDIVNIAQKEFQQIYPKSGWVEHDPQEIWSSQMAVFTEALAKSKTKLESIKGIGITNQRETTVVWNRRTGEPIYNAIVWQDRRTADYCAKLIKDGHLDMVQEKTGLLIDSYFSATKIKWILDNVKGARKLAERKELAFGTIDSWLIWNLTNGEKHVTDVTNASRTMLYNINDLEWDKGLLELFDIPESLLPEVKSSSEVYGETSTELGSRPIPIAGIAGDQQAALFGQMCLKKGMAKNTYGTGCFLLMNIGNKPVKSENKLVTTIGWKIGKEVVYALEGSIFIGGAVVQWLRDELKIIKKSSDIEALATSVDTTDGVYLVPAFAGLGAPHWNPNARGTIFGISRGTTDAHIARAAIESIAYQTHDILKAMEADSKTKIKELRVDGGATQNQFLLQFQADILKSTVVKPKITETTAMGAAFLAGLAVGFWKDLSELQELWQEDKRIENNKSVKLDKNLEQWKRAVNAVIYWSDNA, from the coding sequence ATGAAAGAATATATTGTTGCATTAGATCAAGGAACGACAAGCTCGAGAGCAATTTTATTTAACAAAAAGGGTGATATCGTCAACATAGCCCAAAAGGAATTTCAACAGATCTATCCCAAATCGGGATGGGTGGAGCATGATCCGCAGGAAATCTGGTCTAGCCAGATGGCTGTATTCACGGAAGCCTTGGCGAAATCCAAGACCAAGTTGGAATCCATCAAAGGTATCGGTATTACCAACCAAAGGGAGACCACCGTGGTATGGAACCGTAGAACTGGCGAACCTATCTATAATGCAATCGTATGGCAAGACCGCAGAACTGCTGACTATTGTGCCAAGCTGATCAAAGACGGTCACTTGGACATGGTTCAGGAGAAAACTGGTCTCCTGATCGATTCTTACTTTTCTGCAACAAAGATCAAATGGATCCTGGACAATGTGAAAGGTGCAAGAAAACTGGCTGAACGCAAGGAACTTGCTTTTGGAACCATTGACTCGTGGTTGATCTGGAACTTAACGAATGGAGAAAAACATGTTACGGATGTGACCAACGCATCACGAACCATGCTTTATAATATCAATGATCTAGAATGGGATAAGGGACTATTGGAATTGTTTGACATTCCGGAGTCCCTGTTGCCTGAAGTAAAGAGCTCTTCTGAGGTATATGGTGAAACATCCACCGAATTGGGCAGCCGACCTATTCCGATTGCTGGTATCGCCGGTGATCAACAAGCGGCTCTTTTTGGGCAGATGTGCCTGAAAAAGGGAATGGCCAAGAATACCTATGGGACCGGATGTTTCTTGTTGATGAATATTGGCAACAAACCTGTCAAATCGGAAAATAAATTGGTAACTACCATTGGCTGGAAAATCGGAAAAGAGGTAGTCTACGCTTTGGAAGGAAGTATTTTTATTGGCGGAGCTGTTGTACAATGGCTACGGGATGAGTTAAAGATCATCAAAAAATCAAGCGATATAGAAGCCTTGGCAACCAGTGTTGATACCACTGATGGGGTTTATTTAGTCCCTGCTTTTGCGGGATTGGGTGCTCCACATTGGAACCCGAACGCCAGAGGAACAATCTTTGGAATCTCAAGAGGAACAACCGATGCCCATATTGCTAGGGCAGCCATCGAAAGTATCGCTTACCAAACCCATGATATCCTGAAAGCCATGGAAGCGGATTCTAAGACCAAGATCAAAGAATTGCGCGTGGATGGCGGTGCGACTCAAAACCAATTCCTTTTACAGTTCCAGGCTGATATATTAAAATCTACGGTTGTAAAACCTAAGATCACAGAAACTACTGCTATGGGAGCCGCATTTCTAGCGGGTCTTGCTGTTGGATTCTGGAAGGATCTATCGGAACTCCAAGAGCTTTGGCAAGAAGATAAACGCATTGAAAACAATAAGTCCGTAAAGCTGGACAAGAATCTTGAACAATGGAAACGTGCGGTAAACGCTGTGATCTATTGGTCGGATAACGCATAA
- a CDS encoding MIP/aquaporin family protein gives MTPFIAELVGTAVMILLGGGVVANVVLNKTKGNDSGWIVITTAWALAVFVGVSIAAPFSGAHLNCAVTIANLALGKLDLATSLSYIAAQFLGAMIGATVVWLVYKSHFDATEDPAAKQAVFCTEPAIRNLPINLISEVVGTFVLIFTILHFTDAKLSDDSVVGLGSIGAIPVAFLVWVIGLSLGGTTGYAINPARDLGPRIVHAILPIRNKAGFDAGYAWVPVLGPIIGALLAVGLNLLIH, from the coding sequence ATGACACCATTTATAGCTGAACTTGTTGGCACCGCCGTAATGATTCTCCTGGGAGGCGGGGTTGTTGCCAATGTCGTATTGAACAAAACTAAAGGAAATGATTCGGGATGGATCGTGATCACAACCGCCTGGGCATTGGCTGTATTTGTAGGGGTCAGCATTGCCGCTCCCTTTTCAGGAGCCCACTTGAACTGCGCTGTAACCATTGCGAACTTGGCATTGGGCAAATTGGACCTTGCTACTTCCCTATCTTACATTGCTGCTCAGTTTTTGGGTGCTATGATCGGGGCAACTGTGGTATGGTTGGTCTATAAGAGTCATTTTGATGCTACGGAAGACCCTGCTGCAAAGCAAGCTGTATTCTGTACAGAACCTGCCATCAGGAACCTGCCCATCAACCTGATCTCTGAGGTTGTGGGAACCTTTGTTCTGATCTTCACTATCCTCCATTTTACGGATGCCAAGCTTTCGGATGATTCTGTGGTAGGTTTGGGTTCTATTGGGGCAATTCCTGTTGCTTTTTTGGTGTGGGTGATCGGACTCTCTCTAGGTGGAACAACGGGTTATGCGATCAACCCTGCCAGGGATTTAGGTCCAAGGATCGTACATGCCATCCTTCCGATAAGAAATAAAGCTGGATTTGATGCTGGTTATGCTTGGGTGCCTGTTCTTGGTCCAATTATTGGAGCATTATTAGCTGTAGGTTTGAATTTATTGATTCACTAA
- a CDS encoding mechanosensitive ion channel family protein, which yields MNFANLESSLEKLFDVILLKIPSIAVGFFILIVGRYIIKFVLKFIDKRFVKKDVDISIRSFIKSLLKFAMYALLILTVANTMGIETTSFIAALSAFGLAVGMALQGSLSNFAGGVLILVFRQFDVGDYISSANGSSGSVERIDLLYTTIIDDDGIRVFSPNGTLANSVIKNYTKITARRMQFTFVVSYDTNIKVAREAILSVLNTDERILDAPKKEVIVGDLKESGISLVVRAWANREVFWATKNQISEEIKNVLDGKNVIFPSNIVKVIDETPGDEEKDKAVS from the coding sequence ATGAACTTTGCAAATTTAGAATCAAGCTTAGAGAAGTTGTTCGACGTAATCCTTCTTAAAATCCCGAGTATAGCCGTTGGTTTTTTCATCTTAATTGTAGGCCGTTACATCATAAAGTTCGTCCTGAAATTTATCGATAAGCGCTTTGTCAAAAAAGATGTTGATATTTCAATCCGCTCCTTTATCAAGAGCCTTTTAAAATTTGCGATGTATGCCTTGTTGATCCTGACGGTAGCTAATACCATGGGGATTGAAACCACCTCCTTTATCGCTGCATTATCAGCCTTCGGTCTAGCGGTTGGTATGGCCTTGCAGGGAAGCTTGTCAAACTTTGCAGGTGGGGTGCTGATCTTGGTGTTCAGACAATTTGATGTGGGCGATTATATATCCAGTGCCAATGGTTCTTCTGGCTCTGTGGAAAGGATTGATCTATTGTATACCACCATTATTGATGATGACGGAATCCGCGTATTTAGTCCTAACGGAACCTTAGCGAATTCGGTCATTAAGAATTATACAAAGATCACCGCGCGAAGAATGCAGTTCACTTTCGTTGTTTCCTATGATACGAACATCAAAGTGGCTCGTGAAGCAATCCTTTCGGTATTAAATACTGATGAACGTATTTTGGATGCACCGAAGAAAGAGGTCATCGTGGGTGACTTAAAGGAATCAGGAATCAGTTTGGTGGTAAGGGCTTGGGCGAACCGCGAAGTATTCTGGGCAACGAAAAACCAGATAAGCGAGGAAATCAAGAATGTTTTAGATGGAAAGAATGTAATATTCCCTTCCAATATAGTGAAGGTCATAGATGAAACTCCAGGCGACGAAGAAAAGGACAAGGCCGTTTCCTAA
- a CDS encoding cysteine desulfurase family protein produces the protein MDYCYFDNNATTKIDNQVFEAMLPYLKDSYGNASSIQHKLGRQANHAVEKARLQVAELLNVNPKEIYFSSGSTESINTVIKGISKAYQSKGNHIITSSAEHKAVLSSCHAVEKEGMQVSYLKVNKFGVIDLEELKNAITDKTVLISIMAANNETGVLQPIEEIAKICLENDVLFFCDATQWIGKLPLDLSKIPIDIICLSAHKIHGPKGIGALYIRRKTKPTQIPALIVGGKQESGFRGGTYAVHQIVGLGEAAKQVDFDHDKVEEVRNYFEKRLLEEIEESEIKTLGSNRLPNSSNIHIKHVKATELMTKLPTIAISSGSACVSGDRDPSHVLKAMGYTDDEAYCSLRFSFSKYNSKAQIDYAIPLIKAACESIRKDSPIWEMYKEGLI, from the coding sequence ATGGACTACTGCTATTTTGATAATAATGCCACAACGAAGATAGACAATCAGGTCTTTGAAGCCATGCTCCCCTATTTAAAGGACTCCTACGGAAATGCTTCCAGCATACAGCATAAATTAGGGAGACAAGCCAATCATGCTGTAGAAAAGGCTCGTTTACAGGTCGCAGAATTATTGAATGTAAACCCTAAGGAAATTTATTTCAGCTCGGGATCTACAGAATCCATTAACACCGTAATCAAGGGAATCAGCAAAGCCTATCAATCCAAAGGCAACCATATCATCACTTCCAGTGCGGAGCATAAAGCTGTATTGAGCAGTTGTCACGCTGTGGAGAAAGAAGGTATGCAGGTTAGCTACCTCAAGGTGAACAAATTTGGAGTTATCGATTTGGAAGAATTAAAGAACGCGATCACAGACAAAACAGTTTTGATAAGCATTATGGCAGCCAATAATGAAACCGGAGTTCTTCAACCTATTGAAGAGATTGCCAAGATCTGTTTAGAAAACGATGTTCTTTTTTTCTGTGATGCCACCCAATGGATTGGAAAGCTGCCATTGGACCTCAGTAAGATACCTATCGATATTATCTGTTTGAGTGCCCACAAGATCCATGGACCGAAGGGAATTGGCGCATTATATATCCGCAGGAAGACGAAACCTACCCAGATCCCAGCCTTGATTGTAGGAGGAAAACAGGAATCAGGCTTTCGTGGCGGAACCTATGCTGTCCATCAAATTGTAGGCTTGGGAGAGGCAGCGAAACAGGTAGATTTCGACCATGATAAAGTGGAAGAGGTAAGAAATTACTTTGAAAAAAGGCTTCTAGAAGAGATTGAGGAGAGCGAAATCAAAACACTGGGAAGCAACAGATTACCCAACAGCAGCAATATACATATCAAACATGTAAAGGCAACAGAATTAATGACCAAACTTCCAACCATAGCTATTTCCTCTGGGTCGGCATGTGTCTCTGGAGATCGAGATCCTTCTCATGTTTTAAAGGCCATGGGCTATACCGATGACGAAGCCTATTGCAGCCTTCGCTTCAGCTTTAGCAAATACAATAGCAAGGCACAAATAGATTATGCGATTCCTCTCATTAAGGCCGCCTGTGAAAGCATTAGGAAGGATTCACCAATTTGGGAGATGTACAAGGAAGGATTAATTTGA
- a CDS encoding iron-sulfur cluster assembly accessory protein produces the protein MVTVTDKAKERISAIIKEENYDNTYFVRVAVESGGCSGLSYKLNFDNEEKKGDQFFEDNGVKICLDIKSYLYLAGTELDYSDGLTGKGFEFHNPNASRTCACGESFSV, from the coding sequence ATGGTTACCGTTACTGATAAAGCAAAAGAACGTATAAGCGCAATTATTAAGGAAGAGAACTACGATAACACTTATTTCGTACGTGTTGCTGTGGAAAGTGGTGGTTGCTCAGGACTATCTTACAAATTGAACTTCGACAATGAAGAGAAAAAAGGAGATCAGTTCTTCGAGGACAATGGAGTAAAGATTTGTTTAGATATCAAATCTTACCTTTATTTAGCCGGAACAGAATTGGATTACTCTGATGGTCTGACAGGTAAAGGATTTGAATTCCATAATCCAAACGCTTCAAGAACTTGTGCATGCGGAGAAAGTTTCTCTGTATAG